The following are encoded in a window of Brevibacillus ruminantium genomic DNA:
- a CDS encoding amino acid ABC transporter permease gives MNMDYMLRIAAPMLEGAQMTVLLFFIAIIASIPLGFLLTLMANSSSKPLAWFAHTYIYVVRGTPLLLQLLFICFGLPILPIVGDYLVMDRFVAACLGFILNYAAYFAEIFRGGLLAIDKGQYEAAQVLGLNRWQTTTRVIVPQMIRVALPAIANESITLVKDTALLYAVAVPELLYFAQTAVNRDFTIAPFFMAGVIYLLMAFVLTLFFKWLERRFKFA, from the coding sequence ATGAACATGGACTATATGCTCAGAATTGCCGCCCCGATGCTGGAAGGGGCACAGATGACGGTGTTATTGTTTTTCATTGCTATCATCGCGTCCATTCCGTTAGGGTTTTTACTGACGCTGATGGCGAACAGCAGCAGCAAACCGCTGGCCTGGTTTGCCCATACGTATATTTATGTCGTGCGGGGGACGCCGTTGCTGCTGCAACTGCTTTTCATTTGCTTCGGCCTGCCGATTCTGCCTATTGTCGGTGACTACCTCGTCATGGATCGGTTTGTGGCTGCCTGCCTGGGCTTTATCCTTAATTATGCCGCCTATTTTGCAGAGATTTTCAGAGGGGGCTTGCTGGCTATCGACAAAGGGCAGTACGAGGCAGCACAGGTGCTGGGCCTCAACCGCTGGCAGACAACTACGAGGGTGATTGTTCCGCAGATGATTCGGGTTGCGCTGCCGGCGATTGCCAACGAGTCGATCACGCTGGTAAAGGACACCGCACTTCTCTATGCGGTCGCAGTACCCGAGCTCCTCTACTTTGCCCAGACAGCGGTGAATCGCGACTTTACCATCGCGCCGTTCTTTATGGCGGGTGTCATCTATTTGCTGATGGCTTTTGTGTTGACTTTGTTCTTCAAATGGCTGGAAAGACGGTTTAAATTTGCGTAA
- a CDS encoding ATP-binding protein — MKYKTKLLIGFGSLLVLMMVLMGTIFNVLTNLTASIHEIVDDRYEKLKSANDMQNHVNNMSRLVTSIVLDENQKSFQEDKRRIEESIREAGTSLALLQNKVHVEQGRTLLSKISAEYEMYTQLARRVMEKVEIGQKREAASLISQDLIERKEELFYRIKELKDLQESLLDDAYDRSMEEYEFIKMLSLYFIGVGLLVGIVVTLWVIQGISKNLAGITSVISTVVNRSTEKFPRIPVTSQDEIGDIAKAFNKMASTLEEHAQQEKEFTQAMREQSWMKTQLAEITSLFQGIQDVQTLANLFIRRITPLVGASYGAIYIRDGQTDSTRLIKAGTYACDHSEIGASFVEVGQGLVGQCAVENHILHLTDLPEEYIRISSDLGQADPASIILLPVPYEGKVLAVVELATFTPFSAIQINLLEEITATMGITIHSIFVHMQIRNLLRESQILTEELQSQSEELQLQQEELRSINEKLEEQYKNSEQKAKELERVKEELERQADQVQKASRYKSEFLANMSHELRTPLNSLLILSQILLENKDKNLTERQLEYVQTILKSGNNLLNLINDILDLTRIESGKMVINRGDVSLREMGANALRGFQHLAVQKQLEFRVEIADDVPELIWSDEQRLQQIITNLLANAFKFTSQGGVYLHISRVAKAEGEHVAIAVRDTGIGIQSKNQEIIFEAFQQADGTTSRKYGGTGLGLSISREMANLLGGFIQLESIEGVGSTFTLYLPILQKEEESGVLDAYALPPVATGVLEKEYQADSSSLSSETPDQCLKGKKVLVVDDDMRNIFALTAALEEREMIVIYAENGREGIELLYENADVDIVLMDIMMPEMDGYEAIREIRGIPAMMHLPIIALTAKAMKHDREKCIEVGASDYISKPVEIEQLLSLMQVWLYG, encoded by the coding sequence ATGAAATATAAAACCAAATTACTCATTGGATTTGGCTCTTTGCTGGTGCTGATGATGGTTTTGATGGGGACTATTTTTAATGTGCTGACCAACTTGACCGCAAGCATTCATGAAATTGTCGACGACCGCTACGAGAAACTGAAGTCCGCCAATGACATGCAAAACCATGTGAACAACATGAGCCGGCTGGTCACCAGCATTGTTTTGGATGAGAACCAGAAAAGCTTTCAAGAAGACAAGCGTCGCATTGAGGAAAGCATAAGAGAAGCAGGGACTTCTCTGGCACTCCTGCAGAACAAGGTTCACGTTGAACAAGGAAGGACGCTGCTGTCAAAAATATCTGCAGAATACGAGATGTATACGCAGCTTGCCAGAAGAGTGATGGAAAAGGTAGAAATCGGTCAGAAAAGAGAGGCAGCGTCTTTGATCAGTCAGGACCTGATTGAACGAAAGGAAGAGTTGTTCTACAGGATCAAAGAGTTGAAGGACCTGCAGGAATCGCTTCTCGATGACGCATACGACCGTTCGATGGAAGAGTATGAGTTTATCAAAATGCTTTCCCTGTATTTCATTGGAGTCGGATTGTTGGTGGGGATTGTCGTTACTCTTTGGGTAATCCAGGGAATCAGCAAAAATCTGGCGGGAATCACATCCGTTATCTCAACCGTCGTAAATCGTTCTACGGAAAAATTCCCGCGCATTCCTGTCACGAGTCAAGATGAAATCGGCGATATCGCCAAAGCCTTCAATAAGATGGCCTCGACGCTGGAGGAACATGCCCAGCAGGAAAAGGAATTTACGCAAGCCATGCGGGAACAGAGCTGGATGAAAACCCAGTTGGCTGAAATCACCTCGTTGTTTCAGGGGATACAGGACGTACAAACACTCGCCAATCTCTTTATCCGGCGAATAACCCCGCTCGTGGGAGCCAGTTACGGGGCCATTTACATCAGGGACGGACAGACGGATTCGACGCGGCTGATCAAAGCTGGAACCTACGCTTGTGACCACAGTGAGATCGGCGCTTCTTTTGTCGAAGTGGGCCAGGGATTGGTCGGGCAGTGCGCCGTGGAAAACCACATCCTGCACCTGACCGATCTGCCCGAGGAATACATTAGAATTTCTTCCGACCTGGGTCAGGCAGATCCGGCTTCGATCATCCTGTTGCCGGTGCCTTATGAGGGGAAGGTGCTAGCCGTCGTCGAGCTGGCTACTTTTACTCCGTTTTCCGCAATTCAAATCAACTTGCTGGAAGAAATTACGGCCACGATGGGGATTACGATTCACAGTATTTTTGTGCATATGCAAATCCGCAATCTGCTAAGGGAATCACAAATCCTGACGGAGGAGCTGCAGAGCCAGTCCGAGGAGCTGCAGCTGCAGCAGGAAGAGCTGCGCAGCATTAACGAGAAGCTGGAGGAGCAGTACAAGAACTCCGAACAGAAGGCGAAAGAGCTGGAGCGGGTAAAGGAGGAGCTGGAGAGACAGGCAGACCAGGTGCAAAAGGCTTCCCGTTACAAGTCGGAGTTTCTTGCCAATATGTCTCATGAGCTGCGGACCCCGCTGAACAGTCTGTTGATCCTGTCGCAGATTCTGCTCGAAAACAAGGATAAGAATCTGACGGAACGGCAGCTTGAATACGTCCAGACGATTTTGAAATCGGGCAATAATCTGCTCAATCTGATCAACGATATTCTCGATCTGACACGGATTGAATCGGGGAAAATGGTCATCAACCGAGGAGATGTCTCCCTTCGTGAAATGGGGGCCAACGCTTTGCGCGGTTTCCAGCACCTTGCCGTTCAGAAACAGTTGGAGTTCCGGGTGGAGATCGCCGATGACGTACCAGAGCTGATTTGGTCTGATGAGCAGCGGTTGCAGCAAATCATTACCAATCTGCTGGCGAACGCCTTTAAGTTCACCTCCCAGGGCGGTGTGTATCTGCACATCTCGCGGGTAGCAAAAGCCGAAGGGGAGCATGTCGCGATCGCCGTCCGCGACACGGGGATCGGCATACAGTCGAAGAATCAGGAAATCATTTTTGAGGCATTCCAGCAGGCGGACGGCACGACCAGCCGCAAATATGGCGGAACCGGTTTGGGCTTATCGATCAGCAGAGAGATGGCCAACCTGCTGGGAGGATTCATTCAGTTGGAAAGTATCGAGGGGGTGGGGAGCACGTTTACCCTGTACCTGCCCATTTTACAAAAAGAGGAAGAGAGCGGCGTCCTGGATGCCTATGCGCTGCCGCCTGTGGCAACTGGAGTGTTGGAGAAGGAGTACCAAGCCGATTCCTCGTCACTCTCGTCTGAGACCCCTGACCAATGCCTAAAAGGAAAAAAAGTACTCGTGGTCGACGATGATATGCGAAATATTTTTGCGCTGACAGCAGCTTTGGAGGAGCGTGAGATGATCGTCATTTACGCGGAAAACGGCCGTGAGGGGATTGAGCTTTTGTATGAAAATGCGGATGTCGATATCGTCTTGATGGATATTATGATGCCCGAGATGGACGGCTATGAAGCGATCAGAGAAATTCGCGGGATTCCCGCCATGATGCATCTGCCCATTATTGCCCTGACGGCCAAAGCCATGAAGCACGACAGAGAAAAATGCATCGAAGTCGGGGCATCTGACTATATCAGCAAGCCGGTCGAAATCGAACAACTCCTCTCGCTGATGCAAGTCTGGCTGTACGGGTAA
- a CDS encoding amino acid ABC transporter substrate-binding protein — protein MKKTAALWMICGIVFSLITGCGTSTGSNGKTLVIGIDDKFAPLGFRDEKNDIVGFDIDYARAAAEKMGYEAKFQPIDWNAKESELNSGRIDLIWNGYTINDERKKKVLFTKPYLKNAQVVAVLNKSDIHNLEDLTGKVIGLQAQSSASNALEASDLKPKVKSVSEFKDNVLALSDLKIGRVDAVVIDEVVVRYYMAKEPDTFKLLDESLAPEEYGIGVKQGNEKLLEELQKALDALNQDGTAAKISEKWFGEDKVLK, from the coding sequence ATGAAAAAGACGGCAGCGTTGTGGATGATATGCGGGATCGTATTCTCGCTGATTACAGGTTGTGGTACCAGTACAGGAAGCAATGGCAAAACGCTGGTGATTGGTATCGATGATAAATTTGCCCCACTCGGTTTCCGGGATGAGAAAAACGATATCGTCGGATTTGATATTGATTACGCCCGGGCCGCCGCTGAAAAAATGGGCTATGAAGCCAAATTCCAGCCGATTGACTGGAATGCCAAAGAATCTGAGCTCAACAGCGGACGGATTGATCTCATCTGGAACGGCTACACGATTAACGACGAGCGCAAAAAGAAAGTGCTGTTTACCAAACCGTATCTGAAAAATGCGCAGGTGGTCGCTGTCTTAAACAAGTCTGACATTCACAATCTGGAAGACCTCACGGGAAAAGTGATCGGTCTGCAGGCGCAGTCTTCAGCTTCTAATGCGCTGGAAGCCAGTGACCTCAAGCCGAAGGTAAAAAGCGTCTCCGAGTTTAAAGACAATGTGCTGGCGCTCAGTGATTTGAAGATCGGCCGTGTGGATGCAGTGGTGATTGACGAGGTTGTGGTTCGCTACTACATGGCAAAGGAACCGGACACCTTTAAACTGCTCGACGAAAGCCTGGCGCCGGAAGAATACGGCATCGGTGTCAAACAAGGAAACGAAAAGCTGCTGGAAGAGCTGCAAAAAGCCCTGGATGCGTTGAACCAGGACGGAACAGCGGCCAAAATCTCCGAAAAGTGGTTTGGTGAAGATAAAGTATTGAAATAA
- a CDS encoding amino acid ABC transporter ATP-binding protein encodes MGIVEVSNLKKSFGTLEVLNNVSFEVKKGEVVAVIGPSGSGKSTMLRSLVHLEQVSGGSICVEGDYLVKEGVYTNQQGIKRVTSKMGMVFQHFHLFPHLTVRGNLELAPRLVKGETKEESRKKAEELLQKVGLADKAEVYPAKLSGGQKQRVAIARALMMSPAIMLFDEPTSALDPELTGEVLQVIKQLAREHMTMIVVTHEMGFAREVADQIIFMDNGEIIEVGTPDQLFLNPRFERTKAFLQRSLK; translated from the coding sequence ATGGGAATTGTTGAAGTGTCCAACTTGAAAAAATCATTCGGCACGCTGGAAGTGCTGAACAACGTCAGCTTCGAGGTGAAAAAAGGGGAAGTCGTCGCAGTGATCGGTCCCTCCGGTTCAGGCAAAAGCACCATGCTCCGAAGCCTGGTCCATCTGGAGCAGGTAAGCGGCGGCAGTATCTGTGTGGAAGGCGATTACCTGGTAAAAGAGGGTGTCTACACCAACCAGCAGGGGATCAAGCGCGTCACCTCAAAGATGGGAATGGTCTTCCAGCACTTTCATCTCTTTCCCCATCTGACTGTTCGGGGAAATCTGGAGCTGGCTCCCCGACTGGTAAAAGGGGAAACTAAAGAAGAAAGCCGGAAAAAAGCAGAGGAGCTGCTGCAAAAAGTAGGTCTTGCCGACAAAGCGGAGGTCTATCCAGCCAAGCTTTCCGGCGGTCAGAAGCAGCGGGTCGCGATCGCCCGGGCACTGATGATGAGTCCGGCCATTATGCTTTTTGACGAGCCGACGTCGGCGCTTGACCCGGAGTTGACGGGCGAAGTCTTGCAGGTAATCAAGCAGCTCGCACGAGAGCACATGACCATGATCGTCGTTACGCATGAGATGGGTTTTGCCAGAGAAGTGGCTGACCAGATCATCTTTATGGACAACGGTGAGATCATCGAAGTAGGTACACCAGACCAGTTATTCCTGAATCCCCGGTTTGAGCGGACCAAAGCATTTTTGCAGCGCTCTCTGAAATAG